A single region of the Solwaraspora sp. WMMD791 genome encodes:
- a CDS encoding FtsX-like permease family protein — MLKLALRMLRHRIGSAVATLVALTCGVMILMSMGVMVESGMRFTPEPQRYGAADILVADRDMTIETTEFGETSTVTVDLPTGGSVPVTLADRIGQLPGVAVAAADRSIQAVVPIESAAPGQQAAQGAVGHGWSSAALTPYRIVDGDQPDTTDEVAIDVRLASTAGTPLRPGDQIPVLAAGSVQQYRISGIVDRTAAGDTPPALFFTDDHAAALTGNPDRAGLIGIVLARGADSAAVTAEVGRLAAEAGATVYTGTERAGLEQSEALMAADMLIQLGSVLGGYVAGLVMFVVAGTIGLAVRHRRRDLALLRAVAATPGQVRLLVVAEVAQLAIVAVVLGIPAGLWATDWVHRQLMDRGFIPHGFPFDGGVLTAVAVSVATVLVAVSAALIAARRTVRIRPTEALGEVAVEPARSSLLRLVAGLIALGGGVALTMFTTALRGQAGLSAALGMLFVFVLAAALLAPWINRYAAQVLGPLLRAVWGDSGYLAAANLRANAQGMATVLTALVLSVGFGGSIWFLQDNLDREAIAQTRDGTLAQHTLMSAVGLPASAAADARELPGVVAATPVRRTSVILPVMGGAEPFGAQAIDPDGADRTMDLSVTEGSLADLRGDTVALSNLQAATLGADLGDQVEIWLGDGTPVTLRLVAVYERGLAFGDVTLHRETVDGHTPTNLDDELLIRTEPGNAEAVAGLAGLVERYPGSGLIDTGAVGAQLATDLALSAWMNKLVIGVMVGYAALAAANTMIMAALTRGRELALLRLVGVTTRQVKRMVHAEQVGLLGTSLLIGGAIAAVTLVSVVRMMTGQLIPYVPPLGWISIIGGTTLLALVTTIAPISALLRTPPVNSIGVKE, encoded by the coding sequence ATGCTGAAGCTCGCCCTTCGGATGCTGCGCCACCGCATCGGCAGTGCGGTCGCCACCCTCGTCGCCCTCACCTGCGGCGTCATGATCCTCATGTCGATGGGCGTGATGGTCGAGTCCGGCATGCGGTTCACACCCGAACCGCAGCGGTACGGCGCCGCCGACATCCTGGTCGCGGATCGCGACATGACCATCGAGACCACCGAGTTCGGAGAGACGTCCACGGTCACCGTGGACCTGCCCACCGGCGGAAGCGTGCCGGTCACCCTGGCCGACCGCATCGGGCAGCTGCCCGGCGTGGCGGTCGCCGCCGCCGACCGCTCGATCCAGGCGGTCGTGCCGATCGAGTCTGCCGCGCCAGGTCAGCAGGCGGCACAGGGGGCGGTCGGGCACGGTTGGAGCAGCGCCGCGCTCACCCCGTACCGGATCGTCGACGGCGACCAGCCGGACACCACCGACGAGGTCGCCATCGACGTCCGGCTCGCCTCGACAGCCGGCACCCCACTGCGGCCCGGCGACCAGATTCCGGTCCTCGCCGCCGGCTCGGTGCAGCAGTACCGGATCAGCGGCATCGTGGACCGTACCGCCGCCGGTGACACCCCGCCCGCGCTCTTCTTCACCGACGACCACGCCGCCGCGCTCACCGGCAACCCGGACCGGGCCGGACTGATCGGGATCGTCCTGGCCCGTGGCGCGGACTCGGCCGCCGTGACGGCCGAGGTCGGCCGGCTCGCCGCCGAAGCCGGCGCGACGGTCTACACCGGCACCGAACGGGCCGGACTCGAACAGTCCGAGGCGCTCATGGCGGCCGACATGCTGATCCAGCTCGGCTCCGTACTCGGTGGCTACGTCGCCGGGCTCGTCATGTTCGTCGTCGCCGGAACGATCGGCCTGGCGGTCCGCCACCGCCGCCGCGACCTGGCTCTGTTGCGCGCCGTCGCGGCGACCCCGGGACAGGTACGGCTGCTGGTCGTCGCCGAGGTCGCGCAGTTGGCCATCGTCGCGGTGGTGCTCGGCATCCCCGCCGGACTGTGGGCGACCGACTGGGTGCACCGGCAGCTCATGGACCGCGGCTTCATCCCGCACGGCTTCCCGTTCGACGGCGGGGTGCTCACCGCCGTGGCGGTCAGCGTGGCAACCGTACTGGTGGCGGTGTCGGCGGCGCTGATCGCGGCCCGCCGGACGGTGCGGATCCGGCCGACCGAGGCGCTCGGTGAGGTCGCCGTGGAGCCGGCCCGCAGCAGCCTCCTGCGGCTGGTCGCCGGTCTGATCGCACTTGGCGGCGGGGTCGCGTTGACCATGTTCACCACCGCGCTACGTGGCCAGGCCGGACTCAGCGCGGCGCTGGGCATGCTGTTCGTCTTCGTACTCGCCGCCGCACTGCTCGCGCCGTGGATCAACCGGTACGCCGCACAGGTCCTCGGCCCGCTGCTGCGCGCCGTGTGGGGCGACAGCGGATACCTGGCGGCGGCCAACCTGCGGGCGAACGCGCAGGGTATGGCGACCGTGCTGACCGCGTTGGTGCTGTCGGTCGGCTTCGGCGGCTCGATCTGGTTCCTGCAGGACAACCTGGATCGGGAGGCCATCGCCCAGACCCGCGACGGCACGCTGGCCCAGCACACGCTGATGTCGGCGGTCGGGCTGCCGGCGAGCGCCGCAGCGGACGCCCGCGAGCTGCCCGGCGTCGTCGCCGCCACACCGGTCCGGCGTACCTCGGTGATCCTGCCGGTGATGGGGGGCGCCGAACCCTTCGGCGCCCAGGCGATCGACCCCGACGGGGCCGACCGGACCATGGACCTGTCGGTCACCGAGGGCAGCCTCGCCGACCTGCGTGGCGACACCGTGGCACTGTCGAACCTGCAGGCAGCCACCCTGGGTGCGGATCTCGGCGACCAGGTCGAGATCTGGCTCGGCGACGGCACCCCGGTCACGTTGCGGCTGGTCGCCGTCTACGAACGCGGGCTCGCCTTCGGGGACGTGACCCTTCACCGGGAGACGGTCGACGGCCACACCCCGACCAACCTCGACGACGAGCTCCTGATCCGCACCGAACCGGGCAACGCCGAGGCCGTCGCCGGGCTCGCCGGCCTGGTCGAGCGGTACCCGGGCAGCGGCCTGATCGACACCGGGGCCGTCGGCGCCCAGCTCGCCACCGACCTGGCGCTCAGCGCCTGGATGAACAAGCTGGTCATCGGGGTCATGGTCGGCTACGCCGCCCTCGCTGCCGCCAACACCATGATCATGGCGGCGCTGACCCGGGGCCGCGAACTGGCCCTGCTGCGCCTGGTCGGCGTCACGACCCGTCAGGTCAAGCGGATGGTGCACGCCGAACAGGTCGGCCTGCTCGGCACGTCGCTGCTCATCGGTGGTGCCATCGCCGCCGTCACGTTGGTCTCGGTGGTCCGGATGATGACCGGACAGCTGATCCCCTACGTCCCGCCGCTCGGCTGGATCTCGATCATCGGCGGCACCACGCTGCTCGCGCTGGTCACCACCATCGCCCCCATCAGTGCACTCCTGCGGACGCCGCCGGTCAACAGCATCGGCGTCAAGGAGTGA
- a CDS encoding serine hydrolase domain-containing protein: MSPQHADRSGSDKGTVTTPDDSTDTDTVPGDSTRTSNGNGTGTGTGTGTGTATPRKQFGFGRRSAAALALVALAGIAGIGIQYADAAQAHRPKKDTIQTSLDALVKAGVAPGALVSVRDSKGRVTNYTAGVNDPRTRAKVPTDGYVRMASNTKMYTSVAVLQLVDEGKVKLDEPIETYLPGLVRGEGFDGRTITVRHLLSMTSGLPEYELPDVSVWGQTYYEPRDMLDSAFSQPAHAPAPGGQVQYRNANYIVAGLLVQKVTGRPLAEVITNKILKPAKLHETYWPSVGDKTIRQPHAKGYLPDPETMKWVDTTQVDPSISWAAGQMISTPSDLNKFLVALQNGKLITPATLAEMRDGKAFQPGGEAFPDLVWHYGLGATGYDLSCGGRAWGHGGDIDGYSSRTAITADGRAVTLVVTATTNEGIFKVLDAFDAALCADK, encoded by the coding sequence ATGTCACCGCAACACGCCGACAGGTCCGGTTCCGACAAGGGCACCGTCACCACCCCGGACGACAGCACCGACACCGACACCGTCCCGGGCGACAGCACCCGCACCAGCAACGGCAACGGCACCGGCACCGGCACCGGCACCGGCACCGGCACCGCGACGCCGCGCAAGCAGTTCGGGTTCGGTCGCCGCAGCGCCGCCGCGCTGGCGCTCGTCGCGCTGGCCGGGATCGCCGGCATCGGCATCCAGTACGCGGACGCCGCACAGGCCCACCGCCCGAAGAAGGACACCATCCAGACCAGCCTGGACGCGCTGGTCAAGGCGGGCGTCGCGCCGGGGGCGCTGGTCTCGGTACGGGACAGCAAGGGCCGCGTCACCAACTACACCGCCGGCGTCAACGACCCACGGACCAGGGCGAAGGTGCCCACCGACGGGTACGTGCGGATGGCGAGCAACACCAAGATGTACACCTCGGTCGCCGTCCTGCAGCTCGTCGACGAGGGCAAGGTGAAGCTGGACGAGCCGATCGAGACGTACCTGCCGGGGCTGGTCCGTGGCGAGGGCTTCGACGGACGCACCATCACGGTCCGCCACCTGCTGAGCATGACCAGCGGCCTGCCGGAGTACGAACTGCCGGACGTCTCCGTGTGGGGCCAGACGTACTACGAGCCACGTGACATGCTCGACTCGGCGTTCTCCCAGCCGGCGCACGCCCCGGCTCCCGGCGGGCAGGTGCAGTACCGCAACGCCAACTACATCGTTGCCGGCCTGCTGGTGCAGAAGGTCACCGGTCGCCCGCTTGCCGAAGTGATCACCAACAAGATCCTGAAGCCGGCCAAGCTGCACGAGACGTACTGGCCGAGTGTCGGTGACAAGACGATCCGCCAGCCGCACGCCAAGGGCTACCTGCCGGATCCGGAGACGATGAAGTGGGTCGACACCACCCAGGTGGACCCCTCCATCTCCTGGGCGGCTGGCCAGATGATCTCCACCCCGAGTGACCTCAACAAGTTCCTGGTGGCGCTGCAGAACGGGAAGCTGATCACGCCGGCGACCCTGGCCGAGATGCGCGACGGCAAGGCCTTCCAGCCCGGTGGCGAGGCCTTCCCGGACCTGGTGTGGCACTACGGTCTCGGGGCCACCGGGTACGACCTCTCCTGCGGCGGTCGGGCCTGGGGGCACGGCGGCGACATCGACGGATACTCCAGCCGTACCGCCATCACCGCCGACGGTCGCGCCGTGACCCTCGTGGTGACCGCCACGACCAACGAGGGCATCTTCAAGGTCCTGGACGCGTTCGACGCCGCCCTGTGCGCCGACAAGTGA
- a CDS encoding serine hydrolase domain-containing protein: protein MSPSVCLPDRSTRSRRRLVTMATAAAIAAGGLAAAGPVGTAQAETRPDAIAQRIEKLVGPDRHPGALAAVRDQRGRTRHYTAGVGDLRTGTKVPTNGQIRIASSSKMFASVIVLQLVGEGKVDLDGSVETYLPGLVRSPGVDPEAITVRQLLQHTSGLPDYLDAMFQGVADIPPYQHIYFEPRDLLDMANGRQGQPAGTWAYSNTNYLLAGLIAQRVTGRPFNELVTTRIIERIGLRDTYAPGVGEEGIRGRHPKGYQLDPAVDQLLDFTRMDPSWGWAAGQLISTPADLNTFLRALLDGKLLKPAQLAEMRTTVAIPETSLAYGLGLFRTPLSCGGFAWGHGGDIPGYSNANGATDDGRAATLAVTSLTGSVTDKSVAAERAALVDAALCAK from the coding sequence ATGTCCCCATCAGTCTGCCTACCGGACCGGTCCACCCGGTCGCGCCGCCGGCTCGTCACCATGGCGACGGCCGCCGCGATCGCGGCGGGCGGGCTCGCGGCCGCCGGCCCGGTCGGCACCGCCCAGGCCGAGACCCGCCCCGACGCCATCGCGCAGCGCATCGAAAAGCTCGTCGGCCCCGACCGGCACCCCGGGGCGCTGGCCGCCGTCCGGGACCAGCGCGGCCGGACCCGCCACTACACGGCCGGCGTCGGCGACCTGCGTACCGGCACGAAGGTGCCGACCAACGGTCAGATACGGATCGCCAGCAGCAGCAAGATGTTCGCCTCCGTGATCGTGCTGCAGCTCGTCGGCGAAGGCAAAGTGGACCTCGACGGGTCGGTCGAGACGTACCTGCCGGGTCTGGTGCGCAGCCCCGGCGTGGACCCGGAGGCGATCACCGTCCGCCAACTGCTGCAGCACACCAGCGGTCTGCCGGACTACCTCGACGCGATGTTCCAGGGCGTGGCCGACATCCCGCCGTACCAGCACATCTACTTCGAGCCCCGGGACCTGCTCGACATGGCCAACGGCAGGCAAGGCCAGCCAGCCGGCACCTGGGCCTACAGCAACACCAACTATCTGCTGGCCGGCCTGATCGCCCAACGGGTCACCGGCCGCCCGTTCAACGAGCTGGTCACCACCCGGATCATCGAGCGGATCGGCCTGCGGGACACGTACGCGCCCGGCGTCGGCGAGGAAGGCATCCGGGGCCGGCACCCCAAGGGTTACCAGCTCGATCCGGCCGTCGACCAGCTGCTCGACTTCACCCGGATGGACCCGAGCTGGGGGTGGGCCGCCGGACAACTGATCTCCACTCCGGCTGACCTGAACACGTTCCTGCGGGCGCTGCTCGACGGCAAGCTGCTCAAGCCGGCGCAGCTGGCCGAGATGCGCACCACCGTCGCCATCCCGGAGACGAGCCTTGCGTACGGGCTCGGTCTCTTCCGCACCCCGTTGAGCTGCGGCGGGTTCGCCTGGGGCCACGGTGGCGACATCCCCGGCTACTCGAACGCCAACGGCGCCACCGACGACGGTCGCGCGGCGACGCTGGCGGTCACCTCGCTCACCGGGTCGGTGACGGACAAGTCCGTCGCCGCCGAGCGGGCCGCGCTCGTCGACGCCGCGCTCTGCGCGAAGTGA